The region GTAACTATGACTGTAGGTGAGGATAATTAATGAAGAGAGAAAGTAAGAAGAAAGAAGTAGAGCTTACCCAAATTGACATGAACATCATCATCCACTTTGACAAAGAACTCAGCATCCCATCTTTCTACTGCAGCAGCGAAGAACGATTTTGTCTTTGCTGATAATTCATGATATCCTTCAACATGATTCTTAAATATGATCTACTTATCAGAATCCACTACAAGATTTTAGCAACGTGAATTGGAAGGTATTGATGCCTTACAAGCCTAATAAAGTCCTTGTGCTGGCCATCCTCAGAGTCGATTGCACGGTCCAGAATACTGTTGGATGTTGCACTGAAAATATAAAAGGTGTCACGCAGATGATTCTATATTAACCAAATCAAGACTAGCATTTGATAATATATTAAGCTTAACTAGAAGCACTAAAGACTAACCTGTGACCAATCATGAAACGAACCACAATACCCTTCTCTGCTTCAAGTTGTAACAGACTTTTACCTGATTTAAACATTCAGAAATTTGTAAACATATAAGACATCAGTACAACGAAGATTATTTGTGGAACCATGTTATGAACAAAAACCACCTCTAGGCATCCATGTTTCTCTGATAGAATCACGCCTCCGTCTGCCACTGAATGCTGTATTTATACCTATGACCATAAACACCTTTTTTCTCGTCACAGCATTTCCAGCAAATGTGGAACTACCATTTGAGTTCTCAAAATTTCCAAATTTGCGAGGTTTCTTGTTGGACGGCAGCTCCAGGCGTAGTTTGGCAACAGAAGAATCCAAAGATCTGAAAGGCCACACAATTATGACTTAATAAGATACCATAAAAGAACTTAGCATCACTCAATCTCTTATACCGCCTACAATCACAGCCATTACAAGAAATCTTATATGATTGCTCTTTCTGACAATGAGAATGTCATTAGGCATGGAAGAAATCGAGATTATTATCTAGAGATGTGCTTTATCTGACTCACTGTATTGCTTCATGTGCTTTGCTGAACTCTTTGATCACTTCCTCATCAGGAATTAGTTTCTGTATCACCCAAGAATTACGTAATACATTAAAATCAAGCAGCTGCTAGTTTATGAAATATGAAAGAACACTCCACCTTATTTGTCACACAGTCATCGGAAGTAGCCTCCAAATCTCCCAAATGCCGCCTTGTGAAAAGAAATCGATCTTCTGATTGCAAATCAATCCACATTCTACAGTACACAGAGTAATACATAAATATGTAAAATTACACGAATCAACCAATATTATGAGCGGCAATAATTGTATAGAAGTCAGCTACTCCTCTAATCAATCTTCAATGAAAAACGAAATTCGTCACAAACCAACTCACTTCTCCATGCATAAATACACACCACAAACCAGTAGCCTAATGCATGAAGAAGCATAATTTACATATCAAATGCATAATAAACAAGAAAACACACACATAAATTCATGTTGTTGAAACATCTAGATCATGAGACACAATCAACGCGCACTCACAAAACACATGATCGAGATTTGTGAAAACCTGTTGCTGAAAAGAATGCCGAGGCCAAAGCTGATGAGGCAGAGGACCATAATCCATCTGATAGACACTTTCCCGCGGTTCCTGCTCTTCATTCCCGCTCTCGATCGTACGGAGaaacacctttttttttttcgggaCACGATTCACGCATCAAATACAGCACACATATATCACAGGAAGAaaacaaataaagaaaaaaaaatcagattgcTGAAATCGGAGACCTGTATTATTGCAGTGGACTGCAGAAACGGCGATGATTGGTGCGTTAATATTGCGTTGGTCGAAAAAGAAAAGCTGGCGGTTTGAAGGTTGGAGCTGCGGCAAGGCCAATGCGATTCCATAAACGGATTAGTTAGTTCATCAAAGCTGACCGTTTTGATGTTTTTTATGAGTGAGAATATTGTTATTTAGTAGTTTGCCAAAAGAATTTTATTAGTGAAATTGGACaagcgtgtgtgtgtgtgtgtgaatggtGGCCGTTAAAAAGGTTGGAATTGTCATCGTCCAATCCGCGGGGAAATTTCCtttattattatgttttatttttaaatatagtttttcttttaataGATTTATGATTCCGTATTTTGCCTTAAATTGGCGATCTAAAGCTAACGGCGtccttattattttttgttttctcaaAACATACAATATGGAGAAAAGTAGAAGATTTTGGAGATagggatatttttttttacacaaaCCAGTAATATGACCTTTAAATTTTGCACAACATATGTTAATATAGTATTATTAAATGCTAattaaactttaatttataactCCGTTCAAACTTGTAAAGTGTTTGACAATAGAATTGGGTTTTTCAAAGAGATTTCtatacaattttaatttattgacGTATCCCCGGGAATGCACTTGAATATTTGATGGGTGatgttttctcaaaaaaaaaaattgatgggtgATGTCATATGCAAATAGAAGAATACAAACCAGGTTAATATATCAtgcaaattataaaatattgtCCATTGAAACTAACAATTTCATTTATAGTGTACGACGTTTTCTATTTTTGAGGGGATATATATTGGGTAGTCCAACTGGCAACTTGTAGCAAGAGAAAGAGATGTTGAATAAATGAAACAATAAATTAAGAGAGTAAATAGATTTCAGCTCACGAAGGAATTTATAAATTGTCGAAGGCCTTTGCTCTCTACATAATACTCATATTCGAGTAGTTAAcaatcttttcttttcttttttttccttttttttttcgagaTTGACAATCTTTCTAAATTAATTACTACTCGTTTTTTATGCCAAATATATTGTTAAGAAATCAATTTATTATGCTACAGTAAAATTTTCCAATTCTCAAGATTCCCATTAATATCCAgcttttcatcatttttttagtttagtttttatataggtaaattgtgggtggctACAATGTGGTTGTTTAGCattattttagatttattgtttttaaAAGCTGTTTTTGTTGAATGAATAAATCGATTCGTTTTTCTCTTGAAAAATACGAACAAGCAAGCAAATGTGGTTATGCAACTCTGAAAATTATACAATCACATCAACCTCGTACGTCGAAGAGTCAACTGGTAAATTCTAAAGGCAATTTTCTTCTAAAGAATATTAACAATAAATGTATTTGATATAATTAACTCCATTTTTGTTCTATTTGTTCGTAGCCGGCGGAATCTTTTCTTTTAAAACGAGGAAAGATACTCCATATATAGCATCTATCACTTTTGATTCCTTTTGTGTTGCCAGATTTTggataatctttttttttttttttgtcaaggAAAACTTATATTAAAAGGAAGAacaggtaccagaggtacctaaAGGTTCAAACAtgaaaaaaacgaaaaagaacTTGAACACCAGGAGTCAAAACTCAGATCAGAAACAACAACTCTATAGATTCTATTCAAGCTCCAAATTTTGCCTTTGATCTCCAAGACCAAATTCTGAACATCCCACATCTTCCCTTTGAATCTACTCTCGTTACGTCGCTTCCAAAGTAGCCACACTGTGCACACCCATAACATCTTTAACAACTTTCCACTTTTCTTACCTCTTCCAATATGAGTGAACCAGTTAAAATGCTGAACAATATTCTGAGGCCGCGCCGCATGAATGCCGATCCATTTCTGAATTTCATCCCACACTTTTTCAACCTTCGGGCAAAGGACAAAAAGATGATCCAGATTTTGGATAATCTACTGAACAATGCTTAATGTTGGAGCAATAATGTATAGGACTGGTTTATTAATACTATAATTCACTCGACCGATTATGGGCATTTTAGAGAAATATTGTTAAACGTAATTTAAATTCTAGTGTTTATCActacaattcaaaatttaacaaaataaattcactAGACTATTAATTACTCCAAACTAAAGTCATCAAAAATAGACTCAAGTTCGATGAAATGTTGATTTgtctaatatttatatttttctactATCTTATTGGTGGGCTTAGGCTCTGAGATTCTGGCCTCATATTTTTGGCCCGGCGTGATTAGGGACAATCCAGGACGTAACCAACCCGGCCCATGGCTACCTCTAGCCTCAAAACCTATTTATTAATATAGAATTTTCTTTGGAAgcctactttttttttgttttgttttaatttGTGTGTTTCTATTTTATTCAACTTACTAAATTCTAGCTCTAAACCACATCTTAAAAACTGAAGGAAAAAAGAACTATTTAGGATAGAAAGAGCAATTATATTTCAAGTAGTTCACAAGATATTTCGTTAATTTATAAATGGAGGACTAATTAAAGGTAATGCTATTGCAAACTACTCCCTCGTCTCATTTatattgactttttttttttatttcgaaTGTTTCACATACATAGACTTGTTTTTATAAAAAGTATTTTTCACACATTTACTAatatatctttatttaattttttaattcacTCCAATTTTAActcattattaaataataaatatgggtaCATAAACGGATACACTCTCATGAAATATACTGGATTGGTTGATTATTATTAAGATTCCTtaattttaggttttttctttttcttttttcttcttttttttaagcACTTGGAAAGAGTGAATTCACACTGAGCTATGGATGATGGAGCCATTTAAGATCCTTTATTGCTCATTTGTGTAACATCTTGTATTATATTTGTGGATGAACGATATTTGACAATCTGAAGAATTTAGGCCCAATATGTTAAgatgtatatttttattatataaataataaattttaaatttttaatattgctATATGTCAATAATCTATAAATGCAATGAGAGATATTATACTATCAattcagattttttttaaattttttttttatattcaaaagtccatacactacaaaaaattaatttaatactgAGGGAAATTTCCCTctgtaaatatataatttccCTCGGTAATATAATTTACCAAGAGTTCGCCAATTAAAAAAGTCCGTCATTAAATTTAATGTCggtaaaattattactatataaTTTCCCTCGGTAATATAGTTTACCAAGAGATCGCTGATTAAAAGAGCCCGTCGTTAAATCCAATGTCGGTAAAATTATTACAGAGGAAAATTTCCCTCGATAAATTTAGCGAGGGAAATTCTCCCTCGCTAACTTTTACGTAGGGTCAAGGTGTCGGCAGCGGCGAAGGAATAGAGTAGGCTAGGACTTTTAATTTGGGGAGGAAAAATGTTGAAAGGAAGAAACCAGGTAAGGCCGTTAATGTTAGAATTAAATTTACCGAGGGATTTAATACTCGgtaattttgaataaaaatactGAGTATAATTTTCCTCGgtaaaattaacattattaatttagaattaaattTAATCTgagtaaaagtaaaattaaacttTACCGAGTGATTAAATCCCTCGGTAAAATATTCTCTCGGTATTCTCTCGTTAAACTATGGGCATATTAAAAAACACCTTACTTCTGGGAAAATTATTGCAAAATACTCGGTAATTACCGAGGGATTTCAtcggtaaaaaaaatatttttttgcagTGATAGATATTCAATTCAGattttaaaaattcattaaaaatctgCTGATATTCAATTCAGAATATGCATGTCATGGACTCTATAAAATTTTAATGccctaatataaatacaaaatcctTCCAAAAATCTCACCTCTACGTAAGAGATTTTGACATCCTCTCTCCATCGTCAACGtcaataagaaaaagaaaagagatatCAGGTATGTCAAATTTTCCTGCTATTTTCGTTCAtttttctctcaatttttttAGCTTTCTTCTCTCAAAAATATTGTCGttactttttctctttttttttttttttttgctttcttctctcaaatattGACCATCATTCTGGAATGGTGCAGTGAAAGAGATTTTGATAGTTTTTTGTGAATAGATACAAGGGTACTTTTTCTCTCAATATTTTTGCTTTCTTATCTCAAATATTGACCATCATTCTAAAATGGTACAGTAAATGGGGATTTTAGCAGTTTTTGTGAATAAATATAAGGATACTTCTCAATCAGATATAACAATAAATGGGAATTTTAGCAGTTTTTGTGAATAAATATAAGGATACATCTCAATCAGATATATTTCCCTAGCCTCCAAAAAAACTGGTCCATtagctttaaaaaaatatatatttataagattgactaatctatatatacattaaaaaCTAAATCAATTTCCCgtcaaattatcaaaattttccgtcaaaattttataaagtatatgaaaatagagataaattaagagttaatatataaaagtatccactttcatattgtaaaattaaaatctagcctatgaaataaaaacattaaaatatggccagtttttgtgtaaaagtacaaaattaccccccacttaaaaattgtaaaaaatggcCGGTCACAATTCACACCACACCttcaatcctctctctctctctctctccctccggctctccctctcactctcgcCACCCGTCCGCCGCGCCGCGCGGCCACTCAATCTCCGGCAGCACCGcacagccaccaccaccgcgacgcAGAGCACCTATTTCTCATCTCCTCCGGCGACCACAACTCCTGCTACAGCCGCCACCCTcaacaactctctctctctgctcgaGCTTCGGCGCCTGAGCCCTAGCTCTCCCAAATCCAGATCCGCCTACCCTTATCTCTCTCTGGCGAAGAGAAGCCAGATCCGCCGGCCATCCAGATTCAGGCAgatctctctctcgatctctctctcaattcgaCAGATCTCTctcgatttctctctctctctacagaTTCTTTCTAATTTTCTAGTTTCTCTCTGTGTTGGTGGAGGTTTTGGAGCTGGTGGAGGttttggtggtggaggaggcaGGTTGGGATCTGTTGCCTCTTCTGCAGATCTGTTGGGGGACGACGATCCCTCCGCCGCGGGATGGATGATACCGGAAATGATATCCGGCTGCAAGGGGACCATCGCCGAGTGCTTGGCCGGCGGAGACAACGAGTTCGAGCTCGAAAGGCGCAGTGCAGCGGCGAGCGCGCGGAGGAGCGGCGAAGTGCAGCGGCGCCGCTCAGAGGCGATGCGTTTTCCCAGGCAAAGAAAACCCTAGTTCCATATCTGaataattttggagatttttgtcTTAATTCCTTGAAAAAAACTTTAGATCTGAGACGTCTGTGAATGATTTTCGTTCTAAGATctgttgagattgttgattcggAGATTGAATGctgagattgttgattcgaaggaattgttgtattttgattgtagattgaattgattcggataatattttgttgtattttgattgttgatttagaggaattgatgtattttcatggtagattgagttgttgtattttggtgttgtacacaatttgattgagctgtataattatttttttaatgttcttaaattcacaaccaaatttatgaattcacagcttaatatttttgaattcacgatcaaatctatgaattcacaacttaatattcttgaattcacaaccagatctattaattcaaaactaaaactcgaattcacaatcaaaataaattctagttttagttgtgaattcaaactttaaaaactcaaattcacaactacttgaattcacaaccaaaataaattctggttgtgaattcgattggttgttaattcacaaccaaaaaaatctgattgtgaattaaattttggttgtgaattcgattggttgtgaattcacaattggttgtgagttGCGggatttgtgaattcacaaattaaaaattttggttgtgaaatcgattggttgtgaattcacaattcacaaccagtgtgaattcacaaccaaaaatttttggttgtgaattgcggaattttttaaaggggtgatgtaaagtggacatttttttaatttttaatgtgaaagggtattttggtaacagtggccattttttaatatttttatcttagtggacaattttcaattttacaatatgaaagtggccattttaaaaatccactcataAATTAATCTAACATAATTTGCTAATTAAACTTTATATAAAACTAAAACAATCCATTAAATTAACTGTATTGatcatattataaaaaattgtcaaaatcttttaaattctgaattgaATACACCCTTAAATGTCAATAGAGTATCTGAAATACTATGAAGGATCGAGTGATCAGGAGCACAAGTTAAACTAAGCTTAAGGAAgtttaattcaattaaattaagaaggcattaatttaaataaaattctgTAAAACCTGTGGTAAAGACAACACATACAAAAATTACACAAGAAACGAAAAGGTTCATATACACATTAAGAAAAGCTTCAAGTAAATAAAGTGAAGATTAATGCTATATATACGTAAAGCTTTAATTTGTGTCAAACAACCTGCGTAGCTCCGCTAGACGGCTTATGGTGCGGCGGTGTGGGTTCGTCGGACGTGGCGCCATGCTTGCTGTTATCGTACTTTTCCCCGTCGCCCCACAAGGCGTAGGCCTCCTCGCCGTGCACGGCGTCGTCCCCGATGAGCAGCTCCTCCTCCGGCATGCGCAACGGGACGATGAGGCCGATGAAGACGCAAATAATGGAGGTGACAACGATGTTCCACCCGATCACGAATCCACCACCCACAATCTGCTTGAGGATCTGGACGCCGCCAACGCCGCCGTAGACGCCGCCTCGTGATTTGGTGACGGGCAAGAAGAGGGAGCAGAGGACGGGCTCGGCGAAGAGGCCGGTGAGGACGCCGCCGAGGTAGCCGGCGACGGCGTGGGTGTGGAAGACGCCGAGGGTATCGTCGATGGACTGGAGGACCCACCACTTCTTGTGGACCACCATCATTGTGAACCATGGCACGCTGCCGGAGAGCACTCCCATCACTATGGCTGCCCAACCTTGAACAAGCCCTACAACCATGCATATATTCTTTTTTTAgatgaatatattaatttattagatattaaaATACTACACaaatacattaattaattacattacCTTATCCAAAATATATGTGATATAAATCTAGAATTCGTTTTAgaatcttaaaaaaataaatattctatAAAATCTATTAATGAACTAGATAAATGAGAATAACAATAACTcacaattatataaataaatagggTATGTATCACATATTCACTAAGTTGTATATAAATCATACGTTAAAATGTATGCGTTTGAAAATTCATTATAACCACTAGATTTCTTAAaaagtactcccttcgtccacgaaaaatagtcatatttacccatttttttcatgaaaaataGACATATGTTACTTTTGAACCATCACATCCTATCTTCtctccaatattaattatacttttattCCATTTTTAACCAATAACGCTCCTTTCTTCtactctttttatatatatataaatttacaatattaaataaaaaaaattaaaaggtcGCGTCAcgggggactcgaacccaagacatTTGGCCAACACATGCACTCttttaattattctatttttttgtacTAATTAACATTACCtttatttcctaaaaaaaaaaacattacctTTATTGTGTCaatatcttttttttctctttagtATATCACATCTAATTCGACCAGTAAAATGATGACCCCCTATTCATTTTCGTAATCGAGAATTTGTCAACATATTATATGAACCGGACTTCGATTGGAATTTTGTACCATAccaaattgtattaattaacTCACTAATCCTAGTCAATGATACCCAAATTGCATTAAATAAACACTAATGTAAGTCAAGTCaagtaaaaaaacaaaaaacacaccAATTTGAGAAAAGTCAATGAAACTTATCGCTAATATATATCACCATCATTAGATAAGTATATGAGCAGAGTATATATTATAAAGCCCTGAAGTCTGGAAGTCATCAGTTATATGTTAGCCGAAATCAAACTACTTGAATGGTTCTTGATAAGACATTTTGACTATATATGCGCATACCTTGAATTCAAATTAGAAGAGAAGATTATGTTTTTATGATCGGAAAGAAGGTATCATGATAAGTATATGAgcattttgaaaaattaaagaaaaggtGAAATTTAGAGGTAcgataaaattaaagaaaatgtaGGTGTACCTGCACCCGGAGTGATGCAAACAAGGCCGGTGATCATCCCTTGAACGGCGCCGATGACGGAGGGTTTTCCGAAGAAGATGACGTCGAGCCACGTCCACACGAGGAGGCTGGTGGCCGCGCAGATGTTGGTATTGATGACCGCCATGGATGAGTCGATGTTGGCGCTGTAGGGGCCGCCGCCGTTGAACCCCGACCACCCCATCCACAGCATCCCCGCCCCCGCCAGCATCAACAGCACGTTGTTTGGGGGaaatctctctctatctatttTCGTTCTCGGACCTACCTGCACCATCCAAATCCCGCTTCATTTACAATTTGCCTAATAAATTATACCTCAAATGTGACGTGACAACAAAATATTACATATACGATGCATAGTATTTAAAAAGATACAAACGAATAGGCGCGCCAAATTTGTACttaaatattcaaaattaaattacgATTAAACAGTAATAGATCTCTAATAAAAATTTCTGCAAAAAATTTCATAAccatatactctctccgtcccacgaatcttgacacatttctaaataagataataattattaaattttctctcctactttatcacttttatactttattaactacaaacttaaaacactaatctacaactccttaatttccgtgccgaaaccaaacgtgtcaagattcgtgggacggagggagtaccaatGAGCCGAGAGAGAAGAGTACTATTGCTACATGAAGGAAACAGATTGTGAAAATAGCCTTGCaaaatctttctttttttttttaaatgaattaaatttgacagTGAGGATCTCCAGCTTGTTATTAATTGTTATCACATGTACCGCACAAGTATTGAATGGCTTGATAAATTGCATTCTTGAATAgatataattcaaaataaaaggTCATATGAAATTAATGGAACAATCCAATTTCCATAacaaagaaaattaattaaagcatATATGGTGCAATATTCTTTTTATAGTTAAAATGTGTAACTCAATGGTATTTCTCATGTTTACAAAAATCATCAAGGAACGAATATATTATGAACGTaaaaacgagagagagagagaggtagtGACCCAGTAAGCAGCGGTGATGCCGGCGATCCCGGAGGAAAGGTGGATGACATAGCCGCCGGAGTAATCCATGACACCCCAGTGGTAGAGGAAGCCACCGCCCCAGAGGCTGAAGGCCCCGACGGTGTAGGAGAAGGTGAGCCAGAGCGGCACGAACATCATCCACGCCCTGATATTCATCCTCCCCAGCAGCGACCCCGCCACCAGGATCAGCGTGATCGCCGCGAACACGCCCTGGTACCACACAAGCGACGCCATAGGGAAGTATGGCGTCGCCATGGCCGTCTCCACAGTGCCGTTGCGGTAGTAGTGTTCCGTGGCGGGCAGCCTCGCCTGCCCGATCAGGAACTTCTGGCCGAGGGCGGGGCCGGCCTTGCCCCAGAAGGGGAGGAGCTCCTCCCCGAAAGACATCTTGTAGGCCCACACTACCCAGCATATCACCACCGCCGCGAAGGCGTAGAGAGCCATGAATGCCGAGTTCACGGCCCACTTCTTCTTCACGATGCTGCCGTACAGGATCACCAGCCCCGGCACGCTCTGCAGACCCACCAGGGTGGCCGCCGTCATCTGCCATGCGTTGTCGCCTTTGTTCAGCCAGTCGGGCACGGCCGCGCTCGTGTACGCTTGGTACGCCTGCGGCACGGCGGAGGCGTTCACGGCCATCACTACTTAATTTCTTACTTCTTCTTTCCCCTAACCACACAACTTGACCGTTGAGGGATATCGGCTGCTTGTGGAATATGTAAGGATTTCAATCCTTAATTCACAATCTTTGCTGAatcctaattaaattaataaattggaTCTAGTctccttttcattttttaatttaaagtcACCTATTGTATCGACCCACTAACTCTTTGCTAATGTAATAATTCGAAATGCAATTTATATAACATAGTTATACATATATAGTTTCCTTTAATAAATACTTTTGATGTATATATACTTTTGAAACAAACTTAATTTGTTTATCTTCCAATTAATGCTTTTGAATTCACTATACATGCTATATCgtagaaaattattttattgctTAGTTTAACATATCTGGCAAAAATAAAGTAACAAAGTGTGCGTATAGTCttgttataatttatttaaagaacaaaatttttaaaaattgtagCTAATTTCAAATGATAATTAATGTCCGAAGTCAAAGGTTTTAGATTCGAGAATATCATCACATGATCTTTAAAACATAGGTCCCTTTGTTCtttgatctttttttttctttctttttttctttctttttttgagacCGGTCGCTACTTTGTTTTCTTCTGAATCTCTTATAATCTGAAAAAGGTAGATTGACTGATCTTAATCAATAATACTTCCTCTATCTCACAAAAGTATGCATTTATTATCATTTTCGTTCATCCCACAAAAGTATgtatactttttatttttgaacttttaatatctcaatttatttacaatatATAATAGTTGTAGGCCGATTTTTCATTTACGACAACATATATAGATAATGTGGATTATTTTCTCCGCttataatacaattaattaaatttttaaaaattcatgcCAAAACCCAAAAGAAATGTATACATGTTATTTCGAAAGACATGGAGTAATATTTACATAATCGTTAGTGCtggtttttttatttgtttaattttttattactcTTTTTAGCCTAAACGTTTACCTGATATAATTGACAGCTGTATCTGAGATGGTTTACATTTGTATTGGTATATTTAATAATGTTTGACGTCCCATGAATCTGTATATGATTCCCCGTGTGCTGGAAGTTAAGGATTCTTAGGAATCAAGGCAGCTGGCCAATTGACTAATAATGCACAGCCTCATGTCAACGCggattattatatttatatgttggGAATAGAAAATTATCCTTTTGCGTTGCATTATGAATTCttaaagggtaaatttggtataaaaccataataaattttcaaattttggtttttcccacaatctttcattcttgtttcaaaattcataataaattattttttttggaattttccaCGATGACAGATTCTGATCAAAAATTTGAATGACATGGCAATACAAT is a window of Salvia miltiorrhiza cultivar Shanhuang (shh) unplaced genomic scaffold, IMPLAD_Smil_shh original_scaffold_217, whole genome shotgun sequence DNA encoding:
- the LOC131003503 gene encoding beta-1,3-galactosyltransferase 7-like; this translates as MKSRNRGKVSIRWIMVLCLISFGLGILFSNRMWIDLQSEDRFLFTRRHLGDLEATSDDCVTNKKLIPDEEVIKEFSKAHEAIQSLDSSVAKLRLELPSNKKPRKFGNFENSNGSSTFAGNAVTRKKVFMVIGINTAFSGRRRRDSIRETWMPRGKSLLQLEAEKGIVVRFMIGHSATSNSILDRAIDSEDGQHKDFIRLNHVEGYHELSAKTKSFFAAAVERWDAEFFVKVDDDVHVNLGTLAATLARHRSKPRVYIGCMKSGPVLHQKNVKYHEPEYWKFGEEGNKYFRHATGQIYAISRDLAKYVSVNQQILHKYANEDVSLGAWFIGLEVEHVDDRSMCCGTPPDCERKAQAGNVCVASFDWSCSGICKSVERIKGVHSKCAEDASTLWNALV
- the LOC131003504 gene encoding ammonium transporter 3 member 2-like, coding for MAVNASAVPQAYQAYTSAAVPDWLNKGDNAWQMTAATLVGLQSVPGLVILYGSIVKKKWAVNSAFMALYAFAAVVICWVVWAYKMSFGEELLPFWGKAGPALGQKFLIGQARLPATEHYYRNGTVETAMATPYFPMASLVWYQGVFAAITLILVAGSLLGRMNIRAWMMFVPLWLTFSYTVGAFSLWGGGFLYHWGVMDYSGGYVIHLSSGIAGITAAYWVGPRTKIDRERFPPNNVLLMLAGAGMLWMGWSGFNGGGPYSANIDSSMAVINTNICAATSLLVWTWLDVIFFGKPSVIGAVQGMITGLVCITPGAGLVQGWAAIVMGVLSGSVPWFTMMVVHKKWWVLQSIDDTLGVFHTHAVAGYLGGVLTGLFAEPVLCSLFLPVTKSRGGVYGGVGGVQILKQIVGGGFVIGWNIVVTSIICVFIGLIVPLRMPEEELLIGDDAVHGEEAYALWGDGEKYDNSKHGATSDEPTPPHHKPSSGATQVV